The Bacteroidota bacterium DNA segment TATGCATAAAATAAAGTTAATACGAAATGCTATTTGTATTCTATTTTTTGTGATGTCCAATCCTCAAAATATACTTTGCCAAAAATGGGAAGATGTAATTGTGCAACAAAGTGAAATGATAAATATATTTCTGGATGATATTGATGAAAGCTTTGGATTTTTATCAGAAGCAGAACAGGAAGATTATTTAAATCGCTATCAATATAATTTATACATGTTTCAAAGTTTTTGTTATCCATTTGCAAACAGGTTTCCTGAGCTAGGTGGACAATCCATGAATCTGGCACTTGCAACTAAAGGAATGATTTTAAATTCCGGAATTGAAATGCGACAATTGATTTCACAAAGTGGAGATACGTTGGCAATGTCCATGTATAATCAATGGATAAAAAACAAGGAAAAGCTTGCAAAAGAATATAGCTTGCCGCCTTCAAAAAGAATTACGGGTATGGAATCTTTAGAGAAAAAAACAAATACATTGGAAAAGATTTACATCGTATTACTTCTGCAATGAATTCTAATAGTAAACTTATTCGAGTGAAGTGGCAGGATGTCCAAAATCATTTAAAAGAAAATGAAGTAGCAATAGAATTTACACACTTTACTTTTTATGATGGTAAGGACTGGACTGATAGCATAATTTATATTGCATTAGTAATTACAAAAAATGCGGAATATCCAAAACTCATTCGATTGGGAGAAGAGAAAGAGATAAAGCAATTATTAAACAAACCGGATGCATTTAGCAGTATGCAATATGTTTCCAATTTATATACATGGCCTGATCCTGATTTTGAAGAACAAACAAATGGTGAAAAATTATTTGAATTATTTTGGCAACCAATTGAACCCTATTTACAAGAAGGTAATGTTATATATTTTTCTCCCACAGGATATTTAAATCTGATTTCTTTTTCCGCAATACCAAATTCGGAAAATACATACATCTCCGATAAATATGGCCTTGTACAAACAAGCTCTGTTGCTGTAATAACAGATAGTATAATTGATGAAAATAAAATTAAAAATATTGTTGCATTTGGAGGAATTCGTTATGATGCAAGTGATGTAGAATTGACTTCAGTTATTAATCAATTACCAGTAAAACCAGAAGCATCCACCAAACAATATTTAGCAACTGATGTGCAACGTGGTGATAACTGGAATTATTTACCAGCAACACTTACCGAAGTAGATTCTATTTATAATAAAGCTGAAAGAAACAATATACCAATTGTAGAATATATCAATTATGAAGCAGTAGAAGAACGCTACAAATCT contains these protein-coding regions:
- a CDS encoding CHAT domain-containing protein yields the protein MKWQDVQNHLKENEVAIEFTHFTFYDGKDWTDSIIYIALVITKNAEYPKLIRLGEEKEIKQLLNKPDAFSSMQYVSNLYTWPDPDFEEQTNGEKLFELFWQPIEPYLQEGNVIYFSPTGYLNLISFSAIPNSENTYISDKYGLVQTSSVAVITDSIIDENKIKNIVAFGGIRYDASDVELTSVINQLPVKPEASTKQYLATDVQRGDNWNYLPATLTEVDSIYNKAERNNIPIVEYINYEAVEERYKSLSGKNSPTIIHIATHGFFFPDPAIANAPATPGTNAEFSSSTNPLNRSGLLFAGANNTWLNNTKNHSIEDGILTAFEAANITLPNTDLVVLSACETGLGDIKGSEGVYGLQRSFKTAGANNLIMSLWKVPDAQTALFMETFYQYIFEGLSYNASFQKTQITIKKRFPNPYYWAGFILVE